In Oryza glaberrima chromosome 8, OglaRS2, whole genome shotgun sequence, the following are encoded in one genomic region:
- the LOC127782603 gene encoding uncharacterized protein LOC127782603 produces MLDAFFKGAGGGGGGFRGAKCKTLLKLSIPRIKLLRNRRELQLRQMRRDIAKLLEAGQEATARIRVEHIIREENMMAAQEILELFCELIAVRLPIIETQKECPIDLKEAISSICFAAPRCADLPELMQVQMMFATKYGKEFVAAATELMPDCGVNRQIIELLSIRAPPVDVKMKLLKEIAEEHEIDWDPSATETEYLKPHEDLLNGPTYFNGSTLPLPKEKHEETLAASAAEHPDEDYESDTGLESLDLPEVPKAAIRPPSDTPATPDIDTHVQSSQPTSHEFSNMPSSQPTSHEFLNMPSSQPSSHEFSNIKSSQTTSHEFSNVQTSQPSSHEFSNPSDLEENPTANAAFMTQPKGSEHIPTPFAQPSMPVSPNEKKHFVPFASPPPFAVPSLVEKNESIPSPSPSPPVKPTDPEMFRTIDEVTPPPTTTDYLFSKQPEQLHSTSAENIANIDLDDVLSAAQTAAETAERAASAARAAANLAQLRIADLKKNSKAYENYSDSVRKESHPQSEVTQKPVFDHQDSFSSDTQGYVPSHLPQRSPSMEDDPYFSYPNLFSSKP; encoded by the exons ATGCTGGACGCCTTCTTCAagggcgccggtggcggcggcggcgggttccgCGGCGCCAAGTG CAAGACGCTGCTGAAGCTGTCGATCCCGCGGATCAAGCTGCTGCGGAACAGGCGGGAGCTGCAGCTGCGGCAGATGCGGCGGGACATCGCCAAGCTGCTCGAGGCCGGCCAGGAGGCCACCGCGCGAATCAGG GTGGAGCACATCATCCGGGAGGAGAACATGATGGCCGCGCAGGAGATTCTTGAGCTCTTTTGCGAGCTCATCGCCGTCCGCTTGCCCATCATCGAGACGCAAAA GGAGTGCCCTATAGATCTCAAAGAAGCTATATCCAGCATATGTTTCGCTGCTCCCAGATGTGCAGATCTGCCTGAACTTATGCAAGTTCAGATGATGTTTGCAACTAAATACGGGAAAGAGTTTGTTGCTGCAGCTACAGAGTTGATGCCAGATTGTGGGGTCAATCGGCAG ATAATTGAACTACTTTCTATCCGTGCTCCTCCTGTTGATGTAAAGATGAAGCTGCTGAAAGAGATTGCTGAGGAGCATGAGATTGATTGGGATCCATCAGCCACAGAGACAGAATATCTTAAACCACATGAGGATCTATTG AATGGACCAACCTACTTCAATGGTTCTACACTTCCTCTTCCAAAGGAGAAACATGAGGAAACACTAGCTGCAAGTGCTGCCGAACATCCTGATGAAGACTATGAGTCTGATACTGGTTTAGAGTCATTGGATTTGCCTGAAGTCCCAAAAGCAGCCATTCGCCCACCTTCTGATACTCCAGCAACCCCTGATATTGACACACACGTGCAAAGCTCCCAGCCAACTTCTCATGAATTCTCAAACATGCCAAGCTCCCAACCAACTTCTCATGAATTCTTAAACATGCCAAGCTCCCAGCCATCTTCTCATGAATTCTCAAACATTAAAAGCTCCCAGACAACTTCTCATGAATTCTCAAATGTTCAAACCTCCCAGCCGTCTTCGCATGAATTCTCAAACCCAAGTGACTTGGAAGAGAATCCAACAGCTAATGCTGCTTTCATGACTCAGCCAAAAGGTTCAGAACATATTCCTACACCATTCGCTCAACCAAGTATGCCAGTTTCACCCAATGAAAAGAAACATTTTGTTCCATTTGCCTCTCCACCGCCATTTGCTGTTCCCTCTCTAGTGGAGAAAAATGAGTCCATTCCGTCaccttctccatctcctccgGTGAAGCCAACAGATCCAGAAATGTTCAGGACGATTGATGAAGTGACCCCACCTCCAACAACTACTGATTACTTGTTCTCAAAACAACCAGAACAGTTACACTCAACCTCTGCTGAGAACATTGCAAACATTGACTTGGATGATGTACTTTCTGCTGCCCAGACAGCTGCCGAAACAGCAGAGCGAGCTGCATCAGCAGCCCGTGCTGCTGCAAACCTTGCACAACTGCGCATTGCAGATCTGAAGAAGAATAGTAAGGCTTATGAGAACTACAGTGACAGTGTCCGAAAGGAAAGCCATCCTCAATCCGAAGTGACACAGAAACCAGTATTTGATCACCAAGATTCCTTTTCCAGTGACACACAGGGTTATGTGCCTTCTCATTTGCCCCAGAGGTCGCCATCGATGGAGGATGATCCGTATTTCTCCTATCCCAATCTGTTCTCGTCAAAACCTTGA